One Benincasa hispida cultivar B227 chromosome 5, ASM972705v1, whole genome shotgun sequence genomic window carries:
- the LOC120077865 gene encoding mogroside IE synthase-like: MADATVKNNRTPHILAIPYPAQGHISPLLQFSKRLQKKGAKVSLVTTKFIARTSHSISSSFPLLTISDGHDDGGIDSAESIQSYLDSLRRFGSESLREVLQQLSSSASPVNCVIYDGFLSWVLNVANEFEIGKAVFFTQSCAVADIYYHVYKGLVELPLPDKEIEIPGLPPLKPPEFPSFIYQLGTYPAYYDVIVNQYANIHKADWIFWNTFYELEREVLECLKRIWPAIRTVGPSIPSAFLDGRIEDDRDYGLSFFNPNGDASLKWLDGRRKGSVVFVSFGSLGAVSVKQMEETANCLKNCKCQFLWVVRTSEAAKLPRDFMAETKERGLVVSWCRQLEVLAHEAIGCFVTHCGWNSTLEAICLGVPMVAVPGWTDQTTNAKFITDVWKVGVKAPADSGGVVGREALLQGIEEVMGEEKGGEIRENAVVWKASALKAFEAGGSFDGVVDEFLAKISSRF; encoded by the exons ATGGCGGACGCCACTGTCAAAAACAACCGCACACCTCATATCCTCGCGATCCCCTACCCAGCGCAGGGCCACATCAGTCCGTTGCTCCAATTCTCGAAGCGCCTGCAGAAAAAAGGAGCCAAAGTTAGCCTCGTCACAACCAAATTCATCGCTCGCACTTCTCActccatttcttcttctttccctctCCTCACCATCTCCGACGGCCACGACGACGGCGGTATCGACTCCGCTGAGAGCATCCAGAGCTACCTCGATTCCCTCCGTCGATTTGGATCTGAGTCGCTGCGGGAGGTTCTACAGCAGCTCTCCTCCTCTGCTTCCCCTGTCAATTGCGTCATCTACGATGGCTTCCTCTCTTGGGTTCTAAATGTCGCGAACGAGTTCGAGATTGGAAAGGCGGTGTTCTTCACTCAATCTTGTGCCGTCGCGGACATTTATTACCATGTTTACAAAGGATTAGTCGAGTTACCTCTTCCGGATAAAGAGATTGAAATTCCTGGTTTGCCGCCGCTGAAACCGCCGGAATTTCCGTCGTTTATATATCAATTAGGAACATATCCAGCGTATTACGATGTGATTGTGAATCAGTACGCCAACATCCATAAAGCGGATTGGATTTTCTGGAACACATTTTACGAATTGGAGCGAGAG GTTTTGGAGTGTTTGAAGAGAATATGGCCAGCGATTAGGACGGTCGGACCGAGTATTCCTTCAGCATTCTTGGACGGACGGATTGAAGATGACAGAGACTACGGGCTCAGCTTCTTCAATCCGAACGGCGATGCTAGTCTGAAGTGGCTTGACGGCCGCCGGAAAGGGTCGGTGGTTTTTGTGTCGTTTGGGAGTTTAGGGGCGGTGTCGGTAAAGCAAATGGAGGAGACGGCCAACTGCTTGAAGAACTGTAAATGCCAATTTTTGTGGGTG GTCAGGACATCGGAGGCGGCGAAGCTTCCGAGAGATTTTATGGCAGAGACAAAAGAGAGAGGGCTCGTGGTTTCGTGGTGCCGGCAATTGGAGGTTTTGGCGCATGAAGCGATCGGATGCTTCGTGACACACTGTGGCTGGAACTCCACATTGGAGGCAATCTGTTTGGGAGTTCCCATGGTGGCAGTGCCGGGATGGACCGACCAGACTACGAATGCCAAGTTTATCACCGACGTTTGGAAAGTGGGCGTCAAAGCTCCGGCCGACAGCGGCGGTGTTGTGGGACGAGAAGCTCTGTTGCAAGGCATAGAGGAAGTGATGGGGGAAGAAAAAGGCGGTGAGATTAGAGAAAATGCTGTCGTATGGAAGGCATCGGCCCTAAAGGCATTTGAGGCTGGTGGAAGCTTCGATGGGGTTGTCGATGAATTTCTTGCCAAAATTAGTAGTCGCTTTTAG